A stretch of the Sporichthya brevicatena genome encodes the following:
- a CDS encoding DUF2505 domain-containing protein: protein MATRYTHTFTWDAPPAAVHAMVTDPGYQEQRAQAGSPISAEASVTKAADATTISVHRLMAIDPPGFIKNFVGDKIGIQETQTWTSPTEATLLVEILKQPGDVRGTIRLAESGASTVVTVEASIAVKVPLVGGKVEGYVASIVDRLLVKDEELGKAWLAGGGR from the coding sequence ATGGCCACTCGCTACACGCACACGTTCACCTGGGACGCCCCGCCCGCCGCCGTCCATGCGATGGTGACCGACCCGGGGTACCAGGAGCAGCGGGCGCAGGCCGGCTCCCCGATCAGCGCCGAGGCGTCGGTCACGAAGGCCGCCGACGCCACGACGATCTCGGTCCACCGGCTGATGGCCATCGACCCACCGGGCTTCATCAAGAACTTCGTCGGCGACAAGATCGGCATCCAGGAGACCCAGACCTGGACCAGCCCGACCGAGGCGACCCTGCTCGTGGAGATCCTCAAGCAGCCCGGTGACGTGCGCGGCACGATCCGGCTGGCCGAGTCGGGGGCGTCGACGGTCGTCACCGTCGAGGCGTCGATCGCGGTGAAGGTCCCCCTCGTCGGGGGCAAGGTCGAGGGCTACGTCGCGAGCATCGTCGACCGGCTCCTCGTCAAGGACGAGGAACTCGGCAAGGCCTGGCTCGCCGGCGGGGGTCGCTGA
- a CDS encoding pyridoxamine 5'-phosphate oxidase family protein, giving the protein MYETPEDLTALQELLDRSRAGAGSHLADIFTADRWLDAKALTERLQGMCLLSLATVTADNRPLVGAVDAFFVRGSFCFGSSPTSVRARHIAARPQVSAQHLPGEHLSVTVHGRAIPIDWTGGDPWAAPLLDALRDKYGPDNFGDQGYPYWRIEAEKIFVFHMDPEPSAAP; this is encoded by the coding sequence ATGTACGAGACCCCCGAGGACCTGACCGCCCTGCAGGAGCTGCTCGACCGGAGCCGGGCCGGCGCCGGCAGCCACCTCGCGGACATCTTCACCGCGGACCGCTGGCTCGACGCCAAGGCGCTGACCGAACGACTGCAGGGCATGTGCCTGCTCTCCCTCGCCACCGTGACCGCCGACAACCGGCCGCTGGTCGGGGCCGTCGACGCGTTCTTCGTCCGCGGCTCGTTCTGCTTCGGCAGCTCCCCCACCTCGGTCCGGGCCCGGCACATCGCCGCCCGGCCGCAGGTGAGCGCGCAGCACCTGCCCGGCGAGCACCTCTCGGTCACCGTCCACGGGCGGGCGATCCCGATCGACTGGACGGGCGGGGACCCCTGGGCCGCTCCGCTGCTCGACGCGTTGCGCGACAAGTACGGGCCGGACAACTTCGGTGACCAGGGTTACCCGTACTGGCGGATCGAGGCGGAGAAGATCTTCGTCTTCCACATGGATCCGGAGCCGTCCGCCGCGCCCTGA
- a CDS encoding response regulator transcription factor, whose protein sequence is MSDPGSEVGGAEIPRQSGPPNEPIRVLIADDHVLFRRGLEMVLSQESDFALVGEAADGEEAVRKAADLLPDVVLLDVRMPKLSGIEAAAAIKEVAPVAKIIMLTISDEESDLYEAVKAGATGYLLKEISIEEVATGIRAVHEGQSLISPAMASKLLNEFASLIKKDPRSSNRVPAPRLTERELDVLRLVARGRNNREIARELFISENTVKNHVRNILEKLQLHSRMEAVFYAVREKLLDIT, encoded by the coding sequence ATGAGCGACCCCGGCAGCGAGGTGGGCGGCGCCGAGATCCCGCGTCAGTCCGGGCCCCCCAACGAACCGATCCGCGTCCTCATCGCGGACGACCACGTGCTGTTCCGCCGTGGTCTGGAGATGGTCCTCTCGCAGGAGTCCGACTTCGCCCTCGTGGGCGAGGCGGCCGACGGCGAGGAGGCGGTGCGCAAGGCCGCCGACCTGCTCCCCGACGTCGTCCTGCTCGACGTGCGCATGCCGAAGCTCTCGGGCATCGAGGCGGCCGCGGCGATCAAGGAGGTCGCGCCCGTCGCCAAGATCATCATGCTGACGATCAGCGACGAGGAGAGCGACCTCTACGAGGCGGTCAAGGCCGGCGCGACGGGGTACCTGCTCAAGGAGATCTCCATCGAGGAGGTCGCCACCGGCATCCGCGCGGTCCACGAGGGCCAGTCGCTGATCAGCCCGGCCATGGCGTCCAAGCTCCTCAACGAGTTCGCCTCGCTGATCAAGAAGGACCCGCGCAGCAGCAATCGCGTCCCGGCCCCGCGCCTGACCGAGCGTGAGCTCGACGTCCTGCGCCTGGTCGCCCGCGGCCGCAACAACCGCGAGATCGCGCGCGAGCTGTTCATCAGCGAGAACACGGTCAAGAACCACGTCCGCAACATCCTGGAGAAGCTGCAGCTCCACTCCCGGATGGAAGCGGTCTTCTACGCGGTCCGCGAGAAGCTGCTCGACATCACCTGA